The Streptomyces sp. NBC_00162 genome window below encodes:
- the sucC gene encoding ADP-forming succinate--CoA ligase subunit beta, with product MDLFEYQARDLFAKHGVPVLAGEVIDTPEAAREATERLGGKSVVKAQVKVGGRGKAGGVKLAATPDEAVARATDILGMDIKGHTVHKVMIAETAPEILEEYYVSYLLDRTNRTFLAMASVAGGMDIEQVAEETPEKLAKVPVNANEGVTIEKAREIVALAQFPAEVAEKVAEVLVTLWATFIAEDALLVEVNPLAKVANGDVIALDGKVSLDENAEFRQPGHEEFVDHAAANPLEAAAKAKNLNYVKLEGEVGIIGNGAGLVMSTLDVVAYAGENHGGVKPANFLDIGGGASAAVMANGLEIILGDPDVKSVFVNVFGGITACDEVANGIVQALALLEEKGEAVTKPLVVRLDGNNAELGRKILSDANHPLVQRVDTMDGAADKAAELAAAK from the coding sequence GTGGACCTGTTCGAGTACCAGGCGAGGGACCTCTTCGCCAAGCACGGTGTACCGGTGCTGGCCGGTGAAGTCATCGACACGCCTGAGGCGGCTCGCGAGGCCACCGAGCGGCTGGGCGGCAAGTCGGTCGTCAAGGCGCAGGTGAAGGTCGGCGGCCGCGGCAAGGCCGGCGGCGTGAAGCTGGCCGCCACCCCGGACGAGGCTGTCGCCCGGGCGACGGACATCCTCGGCATGGACATCAAGGGCCACACGGTCCACAAGGTGATGATCGCCGAGACGGCTCCCGAGATCCTCGAGGAGTACTACGTCTCGTACCTCCTCGACCGCACCAACCGCACCTTCCTCGCCATGGCGTCGGTCGCGGGCGGCATGGACATCGAGCAGGTCGCCGAGGAGACCCCGGAGAAGCTCGCCAAGGTCCCGGTGAACGCCAACGAGGGCGTGACCATCGAGAAGGCCCGCGAGATCGTCGCGCTGGCGCAGTTCCCGGCCGAGGTCGCCGAGAAGGTCGCCGAGGTCCTCGTGACCCTGTGGGCGACCTTCATCGCCGAGGACGCGCTCCTCGTCGAGGTCAACCCGCTCGCGAAGGTCGCCAACGGCGACGTCATCGCGCTCGACGGCAAGGTCTCGCTCGACGAGAACGCCGAGTTCCGCCAGCCGGGTCACGAGGAGTTCGTGGACCACGCGGCCGCGAACCCGCTCGAGGCCGCCGCCAAGGCGAAGAACCTCAACTACGTGAAGCTCGAGGGCGAGGTCGGCATCATCGGCAACGGCGCGGGTCTCGTCATGAGCACCCTCGACGTCGTCGCCTACGCCGGCGAGAACCACGGCGGCGTCAAGCCCGCCAACTTCCTGGACATCGGCGGTGGCGCCTCCGCCGCCGTCATGGCCAACGGTCTCGAGATCATCCTCGGCGACCCGGACGTCAAGTCCGTCTTCGTCAACGTCTTCGGTGGCATCACCGCGTGCGACGAGGTCGCCAACGGCATCGTCCAGGCGCTGGCCCTGCTGGAGGAGAAGGGCGAGGCGGTCACCAAGCCGCTCGTCGTCCGTCTCGACGGCAACAACGCCGAGCTGGGTCGCAAGATCCTCTCGGACGCCAACCACCCGCTGGTCCAGCGCGTGGACACCATGGACGGCGCGGCCGACAAGGCCGCCGAGCTCGCGGCTGCGAAGTAA
- a CDS encoding DUF5682 family protein, whose protein sequence is MSPLLLGVRHHGPGSARAVRAALDAARPAAVLVEGPPEGDALLGLAADPGMRPPVALLAHAADDPGRAAFWPLAGFSPEWIAIRWAQEAGVPVRFTDLPAAHSLARREEGEEGEEGGGDPDSMRVDPLAVLAETAGYDDPERWWEDVVEHRGTGAVRDPLAAFEALGEAMGALREAYGDGGHSRDLVREAYMRQRMRAAHREFGDAYAVVCGAWHVPALRARTTAAADKALLTGLPKVKVETTWVPWTHRRLARAGGYGAGITSPGWYAHLFEARDRPVERWLTKVAGLLREEDRQVSSAHVIEAVRLAETLAAMRGRPLPGLTETLEAVRAVMCDGSDVPLALIEDRLVVGDVLGEVPDTAPVVPLQRDLTRRQRSLRLKPEAQDRELELDLRKETDAAKSLLLHRLRLLGIDWGIPAASRGSTGTFRETWRLRWEPELSVRVAEAGIWGTTVLAAATAKADADAAGAGELGEVTALAERCLLAGLSEALPAVLRALADRAALDTDVARLAKALPALARSLRYGDVRGTDAAALGTVAAGLAERICVALPPACAAGLDADAAAELRGHVDGVHGAVGLLADADEGLRERWSAVLRTLSGRETVPGLIRGRAARLLLDDGRLPAAETARLMGLALSPAASPADAAGWIEGFAGGSSGGGTLLVHDDRLLGLIDTWLSGVPERAFIDVLPLLRRTFGAYEPGVKRTLGELVRRGPGGPAAPSRAGSAPEGFGPELDPARADGVLDLVRLLLAGPGPAGHDGHDLAGVG, encoded by the coding sequence ATGAGCCCACTGCTGCTGGGCGTACGGCACCACGGGCCCGGCTCGGCCCGCGCGGTGCGCGCCGCCCTCGACGCGGCCCGGCCGGCGGCCGTGCTGGTCGAGGGGCCGCCCGAGGGGGACGCGCTGCTCGGCCTGGCCGCCGATCCCGGGATGAGGCCGCCCGTGGCGCTGCTCGCACACGCCGCGGACGACCCCGGCCGGGCCGCGTTCTGGCCGCTGGCCGGCTTCTCCCCGGAGTGGATCGCGATCCGCTGGGCGCAGGAGGCGGGCGTACCGGTGCGGTTCACGGACCTCCCGGCCGCGCACTCGCTGGCCCGCCGTGAGGAGGGCGAGGAGGGGGAGGAAGGGGGCGGGGATCCCGATTCCATGCGGGTGGACCCTCTCGCGGTGCTGGCCGAGACCGCCGGGTACGACGACCCCGAGCGCTGGTGGGAGGACGTGGTCGAACACCGGGGCACCGGGGCCGTGCGGGACCCGCTGGCCGCCTTCGAGGCGCTCGGGGAGGCCATGGGCGCCCTGCGCGAGGCGTACGGCGACGGCGGCCACTCCCGCGACCTCGTCCGCGAGGCGTACATGCGGCAGCGGATGCGGGCCGCCCACCGGGAGTTCGGCGACGCGTACGCCGTGGTGTGCGGGGCCTGGCACGTCCCGGCGCTGCGGGCCAGGACCACCGCGGCCGCCGACAAGGCACTGCTCACCGGCCTGCCGAAGGTCAAGGTGGAGACCACCTGGGTGCCCTGGACCCACCGCAGGCTGGCCCGGGCCGGCGGGTACGGCGCGGGCATCACCTCGCCCGGCTGGTACGCGCACCTCTTCGAGGCCCGGGACCGGCCCGTGGAGCGGTGGCTGACCAAGGTCGCGGGGCTGCTCCGCGAGGAGGACCGCCAGGTCTCCTCGGCGCACGTCATCGAGGCGGTCCGGCTGGCTGAGACGCTGGCCGCGATGCGCGGAAGGCCGCTGCCCGGGCTGACGGAGACCCTGGAGGCGGTCCGGGCGGTGATGTGCGACGGATCCGACGTACCGCTCGCGCTGATCGAGGACCGGCTCGTCGTCGGGGACGTGCTCGGCGAGGTCCCGGACACGGCGCCCGTCGTACCGCTCCAGCGCGACCTGACCCGCCGGCAGCGCTCGCTGCGTCTCAAGCCCGAGGCGCAGGACCGCGAGCTGGAGCTCGACCTGCGCAAGGAGACCGACGCGGCCAAGTCGCTGCTGCTGCACCGCCTGCGGCTGCTCGGCATCGACTGGGGCATACCGGCCGCGTCGAGGGGCAGCACCGGGACCTTCCGGGAGACCTGGCGGTTGCGCTGGGAGCCGGAGCTGTCGGTGCGGGTCGCGGAGGCCGGTATCTGGGGCACCACCGTGCTCGCGGCGGCCACCGCCAAGGCGGACGCGGACGCGGCCGGGGCCGGGGAGCTGGGCGAGGTCACGGCGCTCGCCGAGCGGTGCCTGCTGGCCGGGCTGTCCGAGGCGCTGCCCGCCGTCCTGCGGGCGCTCGCGGACCGGGCCGCGCTGGACACCGATGTGGCGCGGCTCGCCAAGGCGCTGCCCGCGCTGGCCCGTTCGCTGCGGTACGGGGACGTCCGCGGCACCGACGCGGCGGCCCTCGGCACGGTGGCGGCCGGGCTCGCCGAGCGGATATGCGTGGCGCTGCCACCCGCCTGCGCCGCCGGCCTGGACGCCGACGCGGCGGCGGAGCTGCGCGGCCACGTGGACGGGGTGCACGGGGCGGTCGGGCTGCTGGCGGACGCCGACGAGGGGCTGCGCGAGCGCTGGTCCGCGGTGCTGCGGACGCTGTCAGGCCGGGAGACCGTGCCGGGCCTGATCCGCGGCCGGGCGGCCCGGCTGCTGCTCGACGACGGGCGGCTTCCGGCCGCGGAAACGGCGCGGCTGATGGGGCTCGCGCTGTCCCCTGCGGCGTCCCCGGCCGACGCCGCGGGCTGGATCGAGGGCTTCGCGGGCGGCAGTTCGGGCGGCGGGACCCTGCTGGTCCACGACGACCGGCTGCTGGGCCTGATCGACACCTGGCTGTCGGGAGTGCCCGAGCGTGCCTTCATCGACGTGCTGCCGCTGCTGCGGCGGACGTTCGGGGCGTACGAGCCGGGGGTGAAGCGGACCCTGGGCGAGCTGGTCCGGCGCGGCCCGGGCGGCCCGGCCGCGCCCTCGCGCGCCGGCTCGGCCCCCGAGGGCTTCGGCCCGGAGCTGGACCCGGCCCGCGCCGACGGGGTGCTGGACCTGGTCCGGCTGCTGCTCGCCGGCCCGGGACCGGCCGGACATGACGGACACGACCTTGCGGGGGTGGGCTGA
- a CDS encoding VWA domain-containing protein: MDTADERLRRWRLVLGGGEADGTGRALTGRDADMDAALGALYGGGGSGGPRKGSGPRSAGLGGSAPNVARWLGDIRTYFPSSVVQVMQRDAIERLGLSALLLEPEMLEAVEPDVHLVGTLLSLNKAMPDTTKETARAVVRKVVEQLEKRLATRTRATLTGALDRSARISRPRHHDIDWNRTIRANLKNYLPEYRTVVPERLIGYGRAAQSVKKEVILCIDQSGSMAASVVYASVFGAVLASMRSIATRLVVFDTAVVDLTDQLDDPVDVLFGTQLGGGTDINRALAYCQSKITRPADTVVVLISDLYEGGIRNEMLKRVAAMKASGVEFVTLLALSDEGAPAYDREHAAALAALGAPAFACTPDLFPEVMAAALEKRPLPVP, from the coding sequence ATGGACACGGCGGACGAGCGACTGCGGCGGTGGCGGCTGGTGCTCGGCGGTGGAGAGGCCGACGGGACGGGCCGCGCGCTGACCGGGCGGGACGCGGACATGGACGCCGCGCTCGGCGCCCTCTACGGCGGGGGCGGATCGGGCGGCCCGCGCAAGGGGTCGGGCCCGCGCTCCGCCGGGCTCGGCGGGTCCGCGCCGAATGTGGCGCGCTGGCTCGGGGACATCCGTACGTACTTCCCCAGCTCGGTGGTCCAGGTCATGCAGCGCGACGCCATCGAGCGGCTCGGCCTGTCCGCCCTGCTGCTGGAGCCGGAGATGCTGGAGGCCGTCGAGCCCGACGTGCACCTGGTCGGCACCCTGCTCTCCCTGAACAAGGCGATGCCCGACACCACGAAGGAGACGGCCCGGGCCGTGGTCCGCAAGGTCGTCGAGCAGCTGGAGAAGCGCCTCGCGACGCGCACCCGGGCCACGCTCACCGGCGCCCTGGACCGCTCCGCCCGGATCAGCCGCCCCCGCCACCACGACATCGACTGGAACCGCACGATCCGGGCCAACCTCAAGAACTACCTGCCCGAGTACCGCACGGTCGTCCCCGAACGGCTGATCGGGTACGGCCGGGCGGCGCAATCGGTGAAGAAGGAGGTGATCCTCTGCATCGACCAGTCGGGTTCGATGGCGGCCTCCGTCGTCTACGCCTCCGTCTTCGGCGCCGTCCTCGCGTCCATGCGCTCGATCGCCACCCGCCTCGTCGTCTTCGACACCGCCGTCGTCGACCTCACGGACCAGCTCGACGATCCGGTCGACGTCCTCTTCGGCACCCAGCTCGGCGGCGGCACCGACATCAACCGGGCTCTCGCCTACTGCCAGTCGAAGATCACCCGGCCCGCCGACACCGTCGTGGTCCTGATCAGTGATCTCTACGAGGGCGGCATACGCAACGAGATGCTCAAGCGGGTCGCCGCGATGAAGGCCTCGGGGGTGGAGTTCGTGACCCTGCTCGCACTGTCCGACGAGGGCGCCCCGGCCTACGACCGCGAGCACGCCGCCGCCCTCGCGGCGCTCGGCGCGCCCGCCTTCGCCTGCACCCCCGACCTGTTCCCGGAGGTGATGGCCGCGGCGCTGGAGAAGCGGCCCCTGCCGGTTCCGTGA
- the purN gene encoding phosphoribosylglycinamide formyltransferase, translating into MAASRLVVLVSGSGTNLQALLDAIDAHPGGSEGFGAEVVAVGADREDIAGLDRAEKAGIPTFVCPVKAYGSREEWDTALTEATDAHAPDLVVSAGFMKIVGKAFIDRFGGRFINTHPALLPAFPGAHGVRDALAYGAKVTGCTVHFVDAGVDTGPIIAQGVVEIGDEDDEAALHERIKEVERQLLVDVVGRLARHGYRIEGRKVTIQ; encoded by the coding sequence ATGGCCGCCTCCCGCCTGGTCGTGCTGGTATCCGGTTCCGGCACCAACCTCCAGGCCCTGCTCGACGCCATCGACGCCCACCCCGGCGGATCCGAGGGCTTCGGCGCCGAAGTCGTCGCCGTGGGAGCCGACCGCGAGGACATCGCCGGTCTGGACCGTGCCGAGAAGGCCGGGATCCCCACCTTCGTGTGTCCCGTCAAGGCGTACGGCAGCCGGGAGGAGTGGGACACCGCCCTCACCGAGGCGACCGACGCCCATGCCCCGGACCTCGTCGTGTCCGCCGGTTTCATGAAGATCGTGGGCAAGGCGTTCATCGACCGCTTCGGCGGCCGGTTCATCAACACCCACCCCGCCCTCCTCCCCGCCTTCCCGGGCGCCCACGGCGTACGGGACGCGCTCGCCTACGGCGCGAAGGTCACCGGCTGCACCGTCCACTTCGTGGACGCGGGCGTGGACACCGGTCCGATCATCGCCCAGGGTGTCGTCGAGATCGGGGACGAGGACGACGAAGCCGCTCTCCATGAGCGCATCAAGGAAGTCGAGCGACAGCTGCTCGTCGATGTCGTGGGGCGCCTGGCCCGACACGGCTACCGCATTGAGGGACGAAAGGTAACAATCCAGTGA
- a CDS encoding helix-turn-helix domain-containing protein — MTQSVETTSELSLPSPEERRRLREAADLTHEEVAAAVGVTPATVRSWETGRTDPRGRKREAYVQFLAGLGDPSEGVPEAGAGAGADAGAGAELEAEAEAKRAAEAEPEAGAEAAGPAPEAVEEAVEEAVEQAVEQAVEEVPPLAAATEAGGADGADEADQPPALPEPAPDDAPVAAATGGAAAAFDALYALAAPALIHQTYLLTGRRALAREAVERAFRQAWRQWPEVDTDPDPVGWVRTAAYDCALSPWHQLRPAHRHTDKPPAEPADRILLDALLSLPTAHRRTVLLYDGVGLDLPDTAAETEATTPTAGSRLLHAHEYLADRVPELADVPPGEQSELLHDMLAALTPAVRLEPRPAALVRGRAEGRTRLWTRAALGMTSVIAVATAYTAATAPTQYQPPIAPGVNVSGVPPLSGPQRLTEQSRLLHDKLRADPDSGPARLTPGIE, encoded by the coding sequence ATGACTCAAAGCGTCGAGACGACCTCGGAGCTGAGCCTCCCCTCCCCGGAGGAACGCCGCAGACTGCGCGAAGCGGCGGACCTGACGCATGAGGAGGTCGCGGCCGCGGTGGGCGTCACGCCGGCCACGGTGCGCTCCTGGGAGACGGGCCGTACGGATCCCCGCGGGCGCAAGCGCGAGGCGTACGTGCAGTTCCTGGCCGGCCTCGGGGATCCGTCGGAGGGGGTCCCCGAGGCCGGGGCTGGGGCTGGGGCTGACGCTGGGGCTGGGGCTGAGCTCGAGGCGGAGGCCGAGGCGAAAAGAGCGGCGGAGGCCGAACCGGAGGCCGGGGCCGAGGCCGCCGGCCCGGCCCCGGAGGCCGTCGAGGAGGCCGTCGAGGAGGCCGTCGAGCAGGCCGTCGAGCAGGCCGTCGAGGAGGTACCGCCACTCGCCGCCGCCACAGAGGCGGGTGGGGCGGACGGGGCGGACGAGGCGGACCAGCCACCTGCGCTCCCGGAACCCGCCCCCGACGATGCTCCCGTGGCGGCGGCGACTGGCGGAGCCGCAGCGGCGTTCGACGCCCTCTACGCCCTGGCCGCCCCCGCCCTCATCCACCAGACCTACCTGCTCACCGGCCGCCGGGCCCTCGCCCGGGAGGCCGTGGAGCGGGCGTTCCGCCAGGCCTGGCGGCAGTGGCCGGAAGTGGACACCGATCCGGACCCGGTGGGCTGGGTCCGCACGGCCGCGTACGACTGCGCCCTCTCCCCCTGGCACCAGCTGCGCCCGGCACACCGGCATACCGACAAGCCTCCCGCCGAGCCCGCCGACCGGATCCTCCTCGACGCCCTGCTCTCGCTGCCCACCGCCCACCGCCGTACGGTCCTGCTCTACGACGGCGTCGGACTCGACCTCCCCGACACGGCCGCCGAGACCGAGGCCACCACGCCCACCGCGGGCAGCCGCCTGCTCCACGCGCACGAATACCTCGCCGACCGGGTACCCGAACTGGCCGACGTACCGCCCGGGGAACAGTCCGAGCTGCTGCACGACATGCTCGCGGCGCTGACTCCGGCGGTGCGGCTCGAACCGCGCCCCGCGGCCCTCGTACGCGGCCGCGCGGAGGGGCGTACCCGGCTGTGGACCCGCGCCGCCCTCGGCATGACCTCGGTCATCGCGGTCGCGACGGCGTACACGGCCGCGACCGCGCCCACCCAGTACCAGCCGCCGATCGCCCCCGGTGTGAACGTCTCGGGCGTGCCCCCGCTCAGCGGCCCCCAGCGGCTCACCGAGCAGAGCAGGCTGCTCCACGACAAGCTGCGGGCGGACCCGGACTCCGGGCCCGCCCGCCTCACGCCCGGGATCGAATGA
- the sucD gene encoding succinate--CoA ligase subunit alpha: protein MAIFLNKDSKVIVQGMTGATGMKHTKLMLADGTNIVGGVNPRKAGTTVDFDGTEVPVFGSVAEAMEKTGANVSVLFVPPAFAKAAVVEAIDAEIPLAVVITEGIAVHDSAAFWAYAIAKGNKTRIIGPNCPGLITPGQSNAGIIPGDITKPGRIGLVSKSGTLTYQMMYELRDIGFSSAVGIGGDPVIGTTHIDALEAFEADPDTDLIVMIGEIGGDAEERAADFIAKNVTKPVVGYVAGFTAPEGKTMGHAGAIVSGSSGTAQAKKEALEAAGVKVGKTPTETAKLAREILNAAQ, encoded by the coding sequence ATGGCTATCTTCCTCAACAAGGACAGCAAGGTCATCGTCCAGGGCATGACCGGTGCCACGGGCATGAAGCACACCAAGCTGATGCTGGCTGACGGCACCAACATCGTCGGCGGCGTGAACCCGCGCAAGGCCGGCACCACCGTCGACTTCGACGGCACCGAGGTCCCGGTCTTCGGCTCCGTCGCCGAGGCGATGGAGAAGACGGGCGCCAACGTCTCCGTCCTCTTCGTCCCGCCGGCCTTCGCCAAGGCCGCCGTGGTCGAGGCGATCGACGCCGAGATCCCGCTGGCCGTCGTCATCACCGAGGGCATCGCGGTGCACGACTCCGCCGCCTTCTGGGCGTACGCGATCGCCAAGGGCAACAAGACCCGGATCATCGGCCCGAACTGCCCGGGTCTGATCACCCCCGGCCAGTCCAACGCCGGCATCATCCCGGGCGACATCACCAAGCCCGGCCGCATCGGTCTCGTGTCCAAGTCCGGCACGCTGACCTACCAGATGATGTACGAGCTCCGTGACATCGGCTTCTCCTCGGCCGTCGGCATCGGTGGCGACCCGGTCATCGGCACCACGCACATCGACGCCCTCGAGGCGTTCGAGGCCGACCCCGACACCGACCTGATCGTCATGATCGGCGAGATCGGCGGCGATGCCGAGGAGCGTGCGGCGGACTTCATCGCGAAGAACGTCACCAAGCCGGTCGTCGGCTACGTCGCGGGCTTCACCGCCCCCGAGGGCAAGACCATGGGCCACGCGGGCGCCATCGTCTCCGGTTCCTCCGGTACCGCGCAGGCCAAGAAGGAGGCCCTCGAGGCCGCCGGCGTGAAGGTCGGCAAGACGCCGACCGAGACCGCCAAGCTGGCGCGCGAGATCCTGAACGCCGCGCAGTAA
- a CDS encoding DUF6350 family protein, whose protein sequence is MTQVTERGTPLSVAPRAVRRRRSPAAAACVVGGAVAAGLGLGFLAVLVIVLWISSPYPDSGPGGALHLAAGLWLLAHGTELVRYETLSGVPAPVGLTPLLLVALPVLLMRRAARLGSASEEEGEETLPASAVFSAVLCGYLAVGALATVYAAGGPMPADPLSAAWHVPLVAVLAAASGVWAVRGRPLGPPPSWVPGGVRRAVARPRYALALRAGAGGALVLLGGGALLVGSSLAWHGTEVQGSFLALTGVWSGRFAVLLLAIALIPNAMVWGASYALGPGFALGAGVTATPLGFTGSAALPRFPLLAALPPEGPGTPLTWAVAGLPVVAGLAVGWFAVRRAREVAYGETALTAALGALVCGLVMTGLAAASAGPLGSRALAEFGPVWWATGAAAFVWTLLPAVPVAVAVHAWRNRPALAMDDGWHDSGVREIRWAALRRAAGTLVPDITPAEPPAPAPPRSPRQVTVVPRLRLDLLPPKSLTPPVVGARVLPRRKPTP, encoded by the coding sequence GTGACCCAAGTGACCGAACGCGGGACCCCGTTGTCCGTGGCCCCGCGAGCCGTCCGGCGGCGCCGCTCCCCGGCGGCCGCCGCATGCGTGGTGGGCGGCGCCGTGGCGGCCGGACTCGGGCTCGGCTTCCTCGCCGTGCTCGTCATCGTGCTGTGGATCAGCTCCCCCTATCCCGACAGCGGCCCCGGCGGGGCCCTGCACCTCGCCGCCGGGCTCTGGCTGCTCGCCCACGGGACGGAGCTGGTGCGGTACGAGACCCTCTCCGGCGTGCCCGCGCCCGTCGGCCTGACCCCCCTGCTGCTCGTCGCGCTGCCCGTACTGCTCATGCGGCGGGCCGCCCGGCTGGGGAGCGCCTCCGAGGAGGAAGGGGAGGAGACGCTGCCGGCCAGCGCCGTCTTCTCGGCCGTGCTCTGCGGCTATCTGGCCGTCGGGGCCCTGGCCACGGTGTACGCGGCGGGCGGCCCCATGCCCGCCGATCCGCTGAGCGCGGCCTGGCACGTTCCGCTGGTCGCCGTGCTCGCCGCCGCGAGCGGGGTGTGGGCGGTACGCGGCCGGCCGCTCGGGCCGCCGCCGTCCTGGGTGCCGGGGGGCGTACGGAGGGCAGTCGCACGCCCTCGTTACGCGCTGGCGCTCCGGGCCGGTGCGGGCGGGGCCCTCGTCCTGCTGGGCGGCGGCGCGCTGCTCGTCGGCAGCTCGCTCGCCTGGCACGGTACGGAGGTCCAGGGGTCCTTCCTGGCGCTGACCGGGGTGTGGTCCGGCCGCTTCGCGGTGCTGCTGCTCGCGATCGCGCTGATCCCGAACGCCATGGTCTGGGGGGCGTCCTACGCCCTCGGGCCCGGCTTCGCCCTCGGCGCCGGGGTGACCGCCACCCCGCTCGGGTTCACGGGCTCTGCCGCCCTGCCCCGGTTCCCGCTGCTGGCGGCGCTCCCGCCCGAGGGGCCCGGGACTCCGCTGACCTGGGCGGTCGCGGGGCTGCCGGTGGTGGCCGGGCTGGCGGTGGGCTGGTTCGCGGTACGCCGGGCGCGGGAGGTCGCGTACGGGGAGACCGCGCTCACGGCGGCGCTGGGCGCGCTGGTGTGCGGGCTGGTCATGACCGGGCTCGCGGCGGCCTCGGCAGGGCCGCTCGGGTCGCGGGCGCTGGCCGAGTTCGGGCCGGTGTGGTGGGCCACGGGGGCGGCCGCCTTCGTCTGGACGCTGCTCCCGGCGGTGCCGGTGGCGGTGGCGGTGCACGCGTGGCGCAACCGGCCGGCCCTGGCGATGGACGACGGCTGGCACGACAGCGGCGTACGGGAGATCCGGTGGGCGGCCCTGCGCCGTGCGGCGGGCACGCTGGTCCCGGACATCACCCCGGCTGAGCCCCCGGCCCCGGCCCCGCCGCGGTCCCCCCGACAGGTGACCGTCGTGCCCAGGCTCCGCCTGGACCTGCTCCCGCCGAAGTCGCTGACCCCGCCGGTGGTCGGAGCCCGAGTGCTCCCCCGCCGCAAACCAACCCCCTGA
- a CDS encoding ATP-binding protein encodes MTMPEDNKGAQALRPHAEDAFAHELKALAATDDRPRPARWKLSPWAVATYLLGGTLDDGTVITPKYIGPRRIVEVAVTTLATDRALLLLGVPGTAKTWVSEHLAAAVSGDSTLLVQGTAGTPEEAIRYGWNYARLLAHGPSREALVPSPVMRAMADGMTARVEELTRIPADVQDTLITVLSEKTLPIPELGEEVQAVGGFNLIATANDRDRGVNELSSALRRRFNTVVLPLPATADAEVDIVARRVDQMGRALDLPAVPEGLEEIRRVVTVFRELRDGVTGDGRTKVKSPSGTLSTAEAISVVTGGLALAAHFGDGVLRPSDVAAGILGAVIRDPAADKVVWQEYLEAVVRERDGWKDFYRACREVTV; translated from the coding sequence ATGACCATGCCCGAGGACAACAAGGGCGCCCAGGCGCTGCGACCGCACGCCGAAGACGCTTTCGCACACGAACTGAAAGCCCTGGCGGCCACCGACGACCGGCCCCGCCCGGCCCGCTGGAAGCTGTCCCCGTGGGCCGTGGCCACGTACCTGCTCGGCGGCACCCTCGACGACGGCACGGTGATCACGCCCAAGTACATCGGGCCGCGCCGCATCGTCGAAGTCGCCGTCACCACGCTGGCCACCGACCGTGCACTGCTCCTCCTCGGCGTCCCCGGCACCGCGAAGACCTGGGTCTCCGAACACCTCGCCGCCGCCGTCAGCGGAGACTCCACCCTCCTCGTCCAGGGCACCGCCGGAACCCCGGAGGAGGCCATCCGGTACGGATGGAACTACGCCCGGCTGCTCGCCCACGGCCCCAGCCGCGAGGCCCTCGTGCCCAGCCCGGTCATGCGGGCCATGGCCGACGGCATGACCGCCCGCGTCGAGGAGCTCACCCGCATCCCCGCCGACGTCCAGGACACCCTCATCACCGTCCTGTCCGAGAAGACCCTCCCGATACCGGAGCTCGGCGAAGAGGTGCAGGCCGTCGGCGGCTTCAACCTCATCGCCACCGCCAACGACCGCGACCGCGGGGTCAACGAGCTCTCCAGCGCGCTGCGCCGGCGCTTCAACACCGTCGTCCTGCCGCTGCCCGCCACCGCCGACGCCGAGGTCGACATCGTCGCCCGCCGCGTCGACCAGATGGGCCGCGCCCTCGACCTGCCGGCCGTGCCCGAGGGCCTGGAGGAGATCCGCCGCGTCGTCACCGTCTTCCGCGAGCTGCGCGACGGAGTCACCGGCGACGGCCGTACGAAGGTGAAGTCGCCCAGCGGCACCCTGTCCACCGCCGAGGCCATCTCCGTCGTCACCGGCGGCCTGGCGCTGGCCGCCCACTTCGGGGACGGCGTGCTGCGCCCCTCCGACGTGGCCGCCGGAATCCTCGGCGCCGTCATCCGCGACCCGGCCGCCGACAAGGTCGTCTGGCAGGAGTACCTGGAGGCCGTGGTCCGCGAGCGGGACGGCTGGAAGGACTTCTACCGCGCCTGCCGGGAGGTGACCGTATGA